The Bacteroidales bacterium genome window below encodes:
- a CDS encoding SDR family NAD(P)-dependent oxidoreductase, with protein MKIITGASRGIGKYLMEKYLNKGETVYGTYLSTEPDSKYREFLSKVDISDHAEVAKWVGSLKFDDKIELINCAATNYNAFAHKADPTKWKKTIEINLIGTFNVINALLPEMRKNNYGRIINFSSVVAKMGVAGTSAYASSKAALWGLSKSIAVENASKGITINSLNLGYFNIGMISDVSSEIQEKIKEKIPSNSFGDPINIYNSVNYIIASDYINGASIDINGCII; from the coding sequence ATGAAAATAATCACTGGAGCATCAAGAGGTATTGGAAAATATTTGATGGAAAAATATTTAAACAAAGGTGAAACAGTTTATGGAACATACTTGTCAACCGAGCCTGATAGTAAATACAGGGAGTTTTTATCAAAGGTCGATATTTCTGATCATGCAGAGGTTGCAAAATGGGTTGGCTCACTTAAATTTGATGATAAAATTGAATTGATAAATTGTGCAGCTACTAACTATAATGCATTTGCTCATAAAGCCGATCCGACAAAATGGAAAAAAACAATTGAAATTAATCTAATAGGAACCTTCAATGTTATCAATGCCTTGTTACCTGAAATGCGAAAGAATAACTATGGCAGAATAATAAATTTTTCATCAGTGGTAGCTAAAATGGGTGTTGCCGGTACAAGCGCTTATGCCAGTTCTAAAGCGGCATTATGGGGATTGTCGAAAAGTATTGCCGTTGAAAATGCTTCCAAAGGAATAACAATAAATTCGTTGAACCTTGGATATTTTAATATTGGTATGATTAGCGATGTGTCTTCTGAAATCCAGGAAAAAATAAAAGAAAAAATTCCTTCTAATAGTTTTGGCGACCCGATTAATATTTATAATTCGGTCAATTATATCATTGCTTCTGATTATATCAATGGTGCCAGTATTGATATTAATGGTTGTATAATTTAA